The following are from one region of the Erwinia billingiae Eb661 genome:
- the kdsC gene encoding 3-deoxy-manno-octulosonate-8-phosphatase KdsC — protein MSTAAEWVETCYGEVSLDVMTRAREVRLLICDVDGVMSDGVIYQGNSGEELKAFNVRDGYGIRCLLTSDVEVAIITGRKAKLLEDRCATLGITHLYQGQSDKLLAFRELLDTLALRPEQVAYIGDDLIDWPVMAEVGLSVTVADAHPVLLPRANYVTRIAGGRGAVREICDLILIAQDKFDEAKGQSV, from the coding sequence ATGAGTACTGCTGCAGAGTGGGTTGAAACTTGCTATGGCGAGGTGAGCCTTGATGTCATGACCCGCGCGCGCGAGGTCAGGCTGTTGATTTGTGATGTTGATGGCGTCATGTCCGATGGCGTGATCTATCAGGGTAACAGCGGAGAAGAGCTGAAAGCTTTCAACGTCCGCGACGGTTATGGTATTCGTTGCCTGCTGACATCCGACGTGGAAGTGGCCATTATTACCGGCCGGAAGGCAAAATTGCTGGAAGATCGCTGTGCCACCCTCGGGATTACGCATCTTTACCAGGGACAATCTGATAAGCTTTTGGCCTTCCGTGAACTTCTGGATACACTAGCACTTCGCCCCGAGCAGGTGGCTTACATCGGTGACGACCTGATTGACTGGCCGGTGATGGCCGAAGTCGGTCTCAGCGTTACCGTGGCTGATGCCCACCCGGTCCTGCTTCCTCGCGCAAACTACGTAACCCGTATTGCCGGTGGTCGGGGAGCGGTGCGTGAAATTTGCGATCTGATTTTGATAGCACAGGATAAGTTTGATGAGGCCAAAGGGCAGTCTGTATGA
- the lptC gene encoding LPS export ABC transporter periplasmic protein LptC yields MSKTRRWITLLLALVAIVLIGWNLAGPDDSAQPVANSDQNPTYTSQSSNTVVYNPQGGLNYKLVSDKVTYFSTEAVSWFENPVMTTYDENKIPTWSIRADKAKLTNDRMLYLYGHVEVNSLTQDAQLERIKTDNAIVNLVTQDVTSDDQVTLYGSSFNSTGMKMRGNLRKKTAELIEKVKTSYEIQNAKQP; encoded by the coding sequence ATGAGTAAAACCAGACGTTGGATCACGCTGTTACTGGCATTGGTGGCCATTGTACTGATTGGCTGGAATCTGGCCGGTCCGGATGACAGCGCACAACCTGTTGCCAACAGCGACCAGAATCCCACCTACACCAGCCAGAGCTCAAATACTGTGGTCTACAACCCTCAGGGTGGTCTGAACTACAAGCTGGTGTCGGATAAAGTGACCTATTTTTCCACTGAGGCCGTCAGCTGGTTCGAAAACCCGGTGATGACCACGTACGACGAAAACAAAATTCCGACCTGGTCTATCCGGGCAGACAAAGCCAAGCTGACCAATGACCGTATGCTGTATCTTTACGGCCACGTAGAGGTCAACAGCCTGACTCAGGATGCTCAACTTGAGCGGATTAAGACCGATAATGCCATAGTGAACCTCGTCACCCAGGATGTAACGTCGGATGATCAGGTCACACTTTATGGCAGTAGCTTCAACTCTACCGGGATGAAGATGCGTGGAAATTTACGGAAGAAAACAGCCGAGCTGATTGAAAAGGTCAAAACCTCTTATGAAATCCAAAATGCAAAACAACCTTAA
- the lptA gene encoding lipopolysaccharide ABC transporter substrate-binding protein LptA, whose amino-acid sequence MKSKMQNNLKFLALSLLLATSLPALALTGDSDKPVNVDSENQALDMQGNVATFTGNVIVTQGSIKITADKVVVTRPDGDSKKTIVDAYGNPATFYQMQDNGKPVKGHAQKMHYELAKDFVELTGNAYLEQLDSNVKGDRITYLVKDQKMQAYGSSGKRVTTILVPSQLQDKGTQSTGPKKSN is encoded by the coding sequence ATGAAATCCAAAATGCAAAACAACCTTAAGTTCCTGGCGCTCAGCTTGCTGCTGGCTACCAGCCTGCCCGCTCTGGCGCTGACCGGCGACTCCGATAAACCGGTGAATGTCGATTCCGAAAATCAGGCCCTTGATATGCAGGGTAACGTTGCCACCTTTACCGGCAACGTCATCGTGACCCAGGGCTCGATCAAAATCACCGCGGACAAAGTCGTGGTCACTCGCCCGGATGGCGACAGCAAGAAAACCATCGTCGATGCCTATGGTAATCCTGCCACCTTCTACCAGATGCAGGACAACGGTAAGCCGGTGAAAGGCCATGCGCAGAAAATGCATTATGAGCTGGCGAAAGATTTTGTCGAGCTGACCGGTAATGCTTATCTGGAGCAGCTCGACAGCAACGTGAAGGGTGATCGGATAACCTATCTGGTGAAAGATCAGAAAATGCAGGCTTATGGCAGCAGCGGTAAACGCGTGACTACCATCCTGGTTCCTTCCCAGTTGCAGGACAAAGGCACCCAGTCTACCGGCCCAAAAAAGAGTAACTAA
- the lptB gene encoding LPS export ABC transporter ATP-binding protein — MATLIAENLAKAYKGRRVVEDVSLQVKSGEIVGLLGPNGAGKTTTFYMVVGIVPRDAGRIIIDDEDISILPLHARARRGIGYLPQEASIFRRLSVYDNLMAVLQIRDDLTTEQREDRANELMNEFHIEHLRNSMGQALSGGERRRVEIARALAANPKFILLDEPFAGVDPISVIDIKKIIEHLRDSGLGVLITDHNVRETLAVCERAYIVSQGHLIAHGTPAEILEDEQVKRVYLGEEFRL; from the coding sequence ATGGCTACGTTAATTGCGGAAAACCTGGCGAAGGCTTACAAAGGCCGTCGCGTGGTCGAAGATGTCAGTTTGCAGGTCAAATCCGGTGAGATTGTTGGCCTGTTAGGTCCAAATGGCGCCGGCAAAACCACCACCTTTTATATGGTAGTTGGCATTGTGCCGCGTGATGCGGGTCGTATCATCATTGATGATGAAGACATCAGTATCTTACCGTTGCACGCCCGCGCTCGCCGTGGGATTGGCTATCTGCCGCAGGAGGCGTCGATCTTCCGCCGCCTGAGCGTCTATGACAACCTGATGGCCGTGCTGCAGATCCGCGACGATCTGACCACAGAACAACGCGAAGACCGCGCCAATGAGCTGATGAACGAATTCCACATCGAGCATCTGCGCAACAGCATGGGTCAGGCATTATCCGGTGGCGAACGCCGTCGTGTTGAGATTGCCCGCGCGCTGGCCGCCAATCCAAAGTTCATCCTTCTTGATGAGCCCTTTGCCGGTGTAGACCCGATTTCAGTTATTGATATCAAAAAGATTATCGAACACCTGCGTGACAGCGGCCTTGGCGTGCTGATCACCGACCATAACGTGCGTGAAACGCTGGCGGTATGTGAGCGCGCTTACATCGTCAGCCAGGGGCACTTAATTGCTCATGGAACTCCGGCAGAAATTCTGGAGGATGAACAAGTTAAAAGAGTCTATTTGGGCGAAGAGTTCAGACTCTGA
- the rpoN gene encoding RNA polymerase factor sigma-54 — MKQGLQLRLSQQLAMTPQLQQAIRLLQLSTLELQQEIQLALESNPLLEQTDIHEEVDVREYQEKEALDTREALEQKDMPEELPLDATWDEIYTAGTPSGTGTDYHDDELPVYQGETTQTLQDYLMWQVELTPFTETDRAIATSIVDAVDDTGYLTASLDEILDSIGNDELTMDEVEAVLKRVQRFDPVGVCARDLRDCLLVQLSQFPPEALCLKEARLIVSEHLDLLANHDFRSLMRVTRLKEDVLKNAMQVIQSLDPRPGQSINTTEPEYVIPDVLVRKASNRWTVELNSDSVPRLKINQHYASLGGSTRNDSDSQFIRSNLQEAKWLIKSLESRNDTLLKVTRCIVDQQQAFFEQGEEFMRPMVLADIASAVDMHESTISRVTTQKYLHSPRGIFELKYFFSSHVNTDSGGEASSTAIRALVKKLISAENPAKPLSDSKLTTLLSNQGIMVARRTVAKYRESLSIPPSNQRKQLV; from the coding sequence ATGAAGCAAGGTTTGCAACTCAGGCTTAGCCAACAGCTTGCCATGACGCCACAACTGCAACAGGCGATCCGTTTGCTGCAGCTCTCTACGCTTGAACTACAGCAGGAAATTCAGCTGGCGCTGGAAAGTAATCCGTTGCTTGAACAAACCGACATTCATGAGGAAGTGGACGTACGCGAATATCAGGAGAAAGAGGCTCTGGATACCAGGGAAGCGCTGGAACAGAAAGACATGCCCGAAGAACTGCCTCTGGATGCGACCTGGGACGAAATTTATACCGCCGGAACGCCGTCAGGCACCGGAACCGATTATCACGACGACGAGCTGCCGGTCTATCAGGGTGAAACCACGCAGACCCTTCAGGATTACCTGATGTGGCAGGTGGAGCTAACCCCGTTTACCGAAACTGACCGGGCGATCGCGACCTCGATCGTCGATGCCGTGGACGACACCGGTTATCTGACCGCCTCGCTGGATGAGATCCTCGACAGCATTGGCAACGATGAACTGACCATGGATGAAGTGGAAGCGGTATTGAAACGCGTCCAGCGCTTCGATCCCGTTGGCGTCTGTGCCCGCGATCTGCGGGATTGCCTGCTGGTCCAGCTTTCCCAGTTCCCGCCTGAGGCCTTGTGCCTGAAAGAGGCACGGCTGATTGTCAGCGAACATCTGGACTTACTGGCTAATCATGACTTCCGTAGCCTGATGCGCGTGACGCGGCTGAAGGAAGACGTGCTTAAAAACGCCATGCAGGTGATTCAGTCGCTCGATCCGCGTCCGGGTCAGTCGATTAATACTACCGAGCCGGAATATGTCATCCCGGATGTGCTGGTGCGCAAAGCCAGCAATCGCTGGACGGTGGAACTGAACTCAGACAGCGTACCCAGGCTGAAGATTAATCAGCATTACGCTTCACTCGGCGGTTCGACGCGTAACGACAGTGACAGCCAGTTTATCCGCAGCAATTTGCAGGAAGCGAAGTGGCTGATAAAAAGTCTGGAAAGCCGTAACGACACGCTGCTGAAAGTGACGCGCTGCATCGTCGATCAGCAACAGGCTTTTTTTGAACAGGGCGAGGAATTTATGCGCCCGATGGTGTTGGCGGATATCGCCAGTGCCGTGGATATGCATGAATCCACCATTTCGCGCGTGACCACGCAGAAGTATCTGCACAGTCCGCGCGGAATTTTTGAATTGAAGTATTTTTTCTCCAGTCACGTCAACACCGACAGTGGTGGCGAAGCGTCCTCCACGGCGATACGTGCACTGGTGAAAAAATTAATCTCGGCGGAGAATCCCGCCAAACCACTGAGCGACAGCAAGCTCACGACCTTGCTCTCTAATCAAGGGATCATGGTAGCGCGCCGCACTGTCGCAAAGTACCGAGAGTCTTTATCCATCCCGCCCTCAAACCAGCGCAAACAGCTGGTCTGA
- the hpf gene encoding ribosome hibernation promoting factor has protein sequence MQLNITGQNVEITEPLRDFVTTKFAKLEQYFDRINQVYIVLKVEKVTQVADATLHVNGGELHATSEGKDMYAAVDGLIDKLTRQLNKHKDKLKQH, from the coding sequence ATGCAACTCAACATTACCGGGCAGAACGTGGAAATCACTGAACCATTGCGTGATTTCGTGACGACCAAATTTGCCAAACTGGAACAGTACTTTGATCGAATTAATCAGGTCTATATTGTACTGAAGGTCGAAAAGGTCACTCAGGTAGCGGATGCGACTTTGCATGTGAATGGCGGTGAGTTGCATGCCACCTCGGAAGGGAAAGATATGTACGCGGCGGTTGACGGCTTGATAGACAAGCTGACGCGCCAGCTCAATAAACATAAAGACAAGCTGAAGCAGCACTAA